Proteins from a genomic interval of Rosa chinensis cultivar Old Blush chromosome 2, RchiOBHm-V2, whole genome shotgun sequence:
- the LOC112186041 gene encoding calmodulin-binding transcription activator 3 — protein sequence MSDTKRYGLGNQLDIQQILLEAKHRWLRPAEICEILQNYKKFHISSEPASTPPGGSLFLFDRKVLRYFRKDGHNWRKKKDGKTVKEAHERLKAGSVDVLHCYYAHGEDNENFQRRSYWMLEEDLSHIVLVHYREVKGNRTNFNHVKETEGIPYSNGAEEIARQSEMENSVSSSFNPSSYQMHSQVTDATSLSSAQASEFEDAESAFYNQASSRLQPVAEKINSEFSDAYYPAFSNDFQEKLSTIPGVDFSSLSQAYKREDSIDAGDIYEPRKDREFALWDDMENSAAGIQSFQSSFSATHSDTMGSFPKIETIGHLYTDSFDKRVVYGTENRPKVQQSWQTSEGSSNWPMDQSLQSHTEYNVTAKLDEGADTTDLLKSLGPFLVDSDKQHDLQFHLSHADTISKRNDNIEGKADHPSAIKPLLGFDDGLKKLDSFNRWMSKELEDVDEPQMQSSSGAYWETVESENEVDESSVPLQVRLDSYMLGPSLSHDQLFSIVDFSPNWAYENSEIKVLITGKFLKSQHAESCKWSCMFGEVEVPAEVIADGVLRCYTPIHKAGRVPFYVTCSNRLACSEVREFEYRVAQIQDVDSKDYYSDCSNETLSMRFGKLLSLSSTSPNCDSASTAENSELTAKITSMLKNDNDEWDKMLQLTSDEDFSLERVEDQLLQQLLKEKLHAWLLQKLAAGGKGPSVLDEGGQGVLHFGAALGYDWVLLPTITAGVSVNFRDVNGWTALHWAAFCGRERTVASLISLGAAPGALTDPTTKYPSGETPADLASEQGHKGIAGYLAESALSAHLESLNLDLKNGNSAETSGTKAVSGSSRDGELTDGLSLRDSLTAVCNATQAAARIHQVFRVQSFQRKQLKEYDGDKFGFSNERALSLIALKSHKAGKRDEHVDAAAVRIQNKFRSWKGRKDYLIIRQRIVKIQAHVRGHQVRKNYRKIVWSVGIVEKIILRWRRKGSGLRGFKPEPVTEGPSMQVSSTKDDDYDVLKEGRKQTEERLQKALARVKSMVQYPEARDQYHRLLNVVTEIQETKVLNSSEGTSTYMDDDLIDIEALFDDDVLMPTAAS from the exons ATGTCGGATACCAAGCGCTATGGTCTTGGAAATCAATTAG ATATTCAGCAGATACTTTTAGAAGCTAAACACCGATGGCTACGCCCAGCTGAAATATGCGAAATTcttcaaaattataaaaaatttcATATATCTTCAGAGCCTGCAAGTACACCAcctg GTGGATCACTTTTTCTATTCGATCGAAAGGTGCTGAGGTATTTCAGGAAAGATGGTCATAACTGGAGGAAGAAAAAGGATGGAAAGACAGTGAAGGAGGCCCATGAGAGGCTCAAG GCTGGAAGTGTTGATGTGTTGCACTGCTACTATGCCCATGGAGAAGACAATGAAAATTTCCAAAGACGCAGTTATTGGATGCTTGAAGA GGACCTCTCGCACATTGTTCTCGTCCACTACCGGGAAGTAAAG GGAAATAGGACAAATTTCAATCATGTTAAAGAGACTGAAGGTATTCCCTATTCCAATGGCGCTGAAGAAATTGCCCGCCAGTCTGAGATGGAGAACTCTGTTTCTTCTAGTTTCAATCCAAGTAGTTACCAAATGCATTCTCAAGTTACGGACGCGACAAGCTTGAGTAGTGCTCAGGCGTCAGAGTTCGAAGATGCTGAATCAG CATTTTATAACCAAGCAAGTTCCCGGTTGCAGCCTGTGGCTGAGAAAATTAATTCTGAGTTCTCTGATGCATACTATCCTGCATTCTCAA ATGATTTTCAAGAAAAGTTGTCAACCATTCCTGGGGTGGATTTTAGCTCACTCTCTCAAGCATATAAGAGGGAAGATAGTATTGATGCTGGAGATATCTATGAGCCCAGGAAAGATCGTGAATTTGCATTATGGGACGATATGGAAAACAGTGCTGCTGGCATTCAATCTTTTCAGTCATCATTTTCAGCAACACATTCTGATACAATGGGAAGCTTTCCTAAGATTGAGACGATTGGGCATCTTTATACAGACAGTTTTGATAAAAGGGTTGTGTATGGGACTGAAAATAGACCAAAGGTCCAACAAAGTTGGCAG ACTTCTGAAGGATCATCAAACTGGCCTATGGATCAGAGCTTGCAATCACATACAGAATACAATGTCACCGCTAAGCTCGATGAAGGAGCCGATACCACTGATTTACTCAAGTCCTTGGGGCCTTTCCTTGTGGATTCAGACAAGCAACATGACCTTCAATTTCATCTTTCACACGCAGATACTATTTCAAAGAGAAATGATAACATTGAGGGAAAAGCTGATCACCCTTCTGCTATTAAGCCTCTGTTGGGATTCGATGATGGTCTGAAGAAGCTCGACAGTTTCAACCGATGGATGAGTAAAGAACTTGAAGATGTGGATGAGCCACAAATGCAGTCCAGTTCTGGAGCCTACTGGGAAACTGTTGAAAGTGAGAATGAAGTTGATGAGTCCAGTGTTCCCTTGCAAGTACGCTTGGATAGCTATATGTTGGGGCCTTCTCTTTCTCATGACCAGCTCTTTAGCATTGTTGATTTCTCACCAAACTGGGCATATGAAAACTCTGAAATCAAG GTTTTGATCACAGGAAAATTTTTGAAAAGTCAACATGCAGAAAGTTGTAAATGGTCATGTATGTTTGGGGAAGTTGAAGTTCCTGCTGAGGTTATAGCAGATGGTGTTCTTCGTTGTTATACTCCCATCCACAAGGCTGGAAGGGTTCCGTTTTATGTGACATGTTCCAATAGGCTGGCTTGTAGTGAAGTAAGGGAATTTGAATACCGGGTAGCCCAAATTCAAGATGTTGATTCTAAAGATTATTACAGTGACTGCTCAAATGAAACACTCAGTATGCGCTTCGGAAAATTATTGTCTTTAAGCTCTACCTCACCTAATTGTGATTCAGCAAGTACGGCAGAGAATTCTGAGTTGACTGCTAAAATTACTTCTATGCTGAAAAATGACAATGATGAATGGGACAAGATGCTACAACTTACGTCAGACGAGGACTTTTCCTTGGAAAGAGTAGAGGATCAGTTGCTTCAACAGTTACTTAAGGAGAAGTTGCATGCATGGCTCTTGCAGAAGCTGGCTGCTGGTGGTAAAGGCCCTAGTGTTCTAGACGAGGGTGGCCAAGGTGTGTTACATTTTGGAGCTGCTCTTGGCTATGACTGGGTCTTACTGCCCACAATAACTGCTGGAGTTAGCGTCAATTTTCGTGATGTGAATGGATGGACGGCACTTCATTGGGCAGCTTTTTGTGGCAG AGAGCGCACAGTCGCTTCTCTCATCTCCCTGGGTGCGGCTCCTGGAGCATTAACAGATCCAACTACCAAATATCCTTCAGGAGAAACACCTGCAGACCTAGCTTCTGAACAAGGACACAAAGGGATTGCTGGATATCTTGCAGAATCTGCTTTGAGTGCCCACCTTGAATCTCTTAATTTGGATCTCAAGAACGGAAATTCGGCAGAGACTTCAGGAACAAAAGCAGTTTCAGGTTCTAGCAGGGATGGGGAATTAACGGATGGGCTTTCCCTGAGGGATTCTTTAACTGCTGTCTGTAATGCGACACAAGCTGCTGCTCGTATTCATCAAGTGTTCAGGGTACAATCTTTCCAAAGGAAGCAGTTGAAAGAGTACGATGGTGATAAATTTGGATTTTCCAATGAACGGGCATTATCACTTATTGCACTCAAGTCACATAAGGCAGGGAAACGTGATGAGCATGTGGATGCGGCAGCAGTACGAATACAAAATAAGTTCCGTAGTTGGAAGGGTAGAAAAGACTATTTGATAATCCGACAACGGATTGTCAAAATTCAG GCCCATGTAAGAGGTCACCAGGTGAGGAAAAACTATAGAAAGATAGTGTGGTCTGTCGGAATTGTAGAGAAGATCATCCTGCgttggagaagaaaaggaagTGGGTTGCGTGGGTTCAAGCCAGAACCTGTTACTGAGGGCCCCAGCATGCAAGTTTCATCCACAAAGGATGATGATTATGACGTACTGAAAGAAGGAAGGAAGCAAACAGAGGAAAGGCTGCAAAAGGCACTTGCTAGGGTGAAATCCATGGTTCAGTATCCTGAAGCAAGAGATCAATACCATCGACTTTTAAATGTTGTCACTGAGATTCAGGAAACCAAG GTGCTGAATAGTTCAGAAGGGACATCAACTTATATGGATGATGACCTCATAGACATTGAAGCGTTGTTCGATGATGACGTTTTGATGCCTACAGCAGCTTCATAG